A stretch of DNA from Nitrospinota bacterium:
TGTCTTCCTCCCAGGTCTTATACCAGGGACAAAACCACCATATTTCTTCATATTATCAGCAGTATCATCAGGATTAAAGATTATAGCAGTATAAAAATAACAGAAAAAGAATATAAGACCTGCACTGATTACAGTATAAATGAGGTATCCAGGCCTTAGACTATTAGAGATGGTCTGCATCCAGGCAATCCCCGCAAAGCTTGCTACAGTAGCTGGAAACATAATAATAGAAGATGCAAATATAGGAGGAATAACCCCTGAAGTATTTACCTTTAAAGGTAAATAGGTGCTCTGGCCACCATACATCCTTCTCCCTACAATCCTTTTCGCATATTGGATAGGTATCTTTCTATGACCTGATTCCATGAAAACAATAACTCCCACTACCACCACCATCATTGCAATCAGGACCAAAACCAATAAAGGTTGCATATCCCCTGTCCTTACTAATCTCAAAGTATTTGCAATCGCAGCAGGCATATTTGCCACAATGCCTGCGAAAATGATTAGAGATATGCCATTTCCAATGCCTCTTTCAGTAATTTGCTCTCCAAGCCACATGATAAAGGTTGTACCGGCTGTTAAAGTTATCATCGTCATCAAACGAAAATCCCAACCCGGTGAAGGAACAATGAGGGCTCCAGCAGGGCTCGTCATCCTCTCCAATCCAACGCTTATTCCAAAAGACTGGATAGCACAGAGTAGCACTGTCCCATATCGTGTATACTGAGTTATTTTTTTGTGCCCCTGTTCCCCTTCTTTTTTTAATTTATCTAAATAGGGGACAACAACTGTTAGAAGCTCCAAAATGATCGCAGCACTAATATAAGGCATAATCCCCAAGGCAAAAACTGACAATCTGCTTAAAGCTCCACCAGCAAACATATCAAAAAAGCCCAGCATTGTACCCTGTGCTCTTTCAAAAAATTCTTTTAGGGCAATACCATCTATGCCAGGAGTAGGCACATGCGTACCCACTCTATATACAGCTAAAAGAGCAAGTGTGATGAAAATACGTTTCCTTAACTCAGGAATCTTAAATATGTTTTGAAAACTATCTTTCATTTTTATCCATCAATATTTTTCCACCAGCTGCTTCAATTTTTTCTTTGGCAGATTTACTGAATTTTACAGCTTTGATCATTACTGGTTTGTCTATATCCCCATTCCCT
This window harbors:
- the secY gene encoding preprotein translocase subunit SecY, which gives rise to MKDSFQNIFKIPELRKRIFITLALLAVYRVGTHVPTPGIDGIALKEFFERAQGTMLGFFDMFAGGALSRLSVFALGIMPYISAAIILELLTVVVPYLDKLKKEGEQGHKKITQYTRYGTVLLCAIQSFGISVGLERMTSPAGALIVPSPGWDFRLMTMITLTAGTTFIMWLGEQITERGIGNGISLIIFAGIVANMPAAIANTLRLVRTGDMQPLLVLVLIAMMVVVVGVIVFMESGHRKIPIQYAKRIVGRRMYGGQSTYLPLKVNTSGVIPPIFASSIIMFPATVASFAGIAWMQTISNSLRPGYLIYTVISAGLIFFFCYFYTAIIFNPDDTADNMKKYGGFVPGIRPGRKTAEFIDKTLTRLTFAGAIYLCFIVILPDYMVRYLNVPFYFGGTGLLIVVGVAMDTMSQIESHLVMRHYEGFMKKGRIKSRRG